One genomic window of Blastopirellula retiformator includes the following:
- the tssK gene encoding type VI secretion system baseplate subunit TssK produces MLSSNAVHWYEGMFLSPHHFQAFEQHQFHQNRRGDLWIQRHHWGLRSIDLDIDALTNSRLVVRSLEVRLRDGATISVPSDGQLPILDLRHAMADRQNLTIYLAAPQLVSGQSNVADNTGSTARFLVENLDVEDQNSGSNQQTIQIRRLNLRLLHDGDNHAGYETLPIARIRRSDRGEAVPQLDETYIPPLLACDAWRPLQANILQRIYDRLGRKLDLLASQIVSRKISFDSRGQGDQQLLEQLRAINECYPAIQMIAFTPGTHPTTAFYELARTIGKLAVFGSMRRPPEMPAYDHDDLAGCFWRQKQYIDSLLDAVVEPDYRERHFEGAGLRMQVDLEPSWLEGSNKLFVGVESSLPPQQVDRLLTRGLDMKIGSSDRVVELYRLGQAGLRFNYASHPPRALPALPGVSYFEIDRDSQPAQWDQVKHSLTLAIRLNENLIVSDIEGQRRLTIRVDGQSTTLQFTLYVVPNEPGASQ; encoded by the coding sequence GTGTTGAGCAGTAACGCCGTCCACTGGTACGAAGGAATGTTCCTGTCGCCGCATCATTTTCAGGCGTTCGAACAACACCAGTTCCATCAAAACCGGCGGGGCGACCTCTGGATCCAGCGACATCACTGGGGCCTGCGTTCGATCGATCTCGATATCGACGCGCTCACCAACTCGCGTCTGGTCGTTCGCTCGCTGGAAGTCCGGCTGCGCGATGGCGCCACGATTTCGGTCCCCAGTGACGGGCAACTGCCGATCCTTGACCTACGGCACGCGATGGCTGATCGCCAGAACCTGACGATCTACCTGGCCGCGCCGCAGCTTGTCTCCGGTCAATCGAACGTCGCCGACAACACCGGCTCGACGGCTCGCTTTTTGGTCGAGAACCTGGATGTCGAAGACCAGAACAGCGGCTCAAACCAACAAACGATTCAAATTCGGCGGCTCAACCTGCGTCTGTTGCACGACGGCGACAATCACGCCGGCTACGAAACGTTGCCGATCGCCCGCATTCGCCGCTCGGACCGGGGCGAAGCGGTGCCGCAACTTGACGAAACCTACATTCCGCCGCTGTTGGCCTGCGACGCTTGGCGTCCGCTGCAAGCGAATATCCTGCAGCGCATCTACGATCGCCTAGGTCGCAAGCTTGATCTGCTCGCCTCGCAAATCGTCAGCCGTAAAATCTCATTCGACAGCCGCGGGCAAGGGGACCAGCAACTGCTGGAGCAGCTGCGAGCAATCAACGAATGCTACCCAGCAATCCAGATGATCGCCTTCACCCCGGGCACGCACCCGACCACGGCGTTTTACGAACTGGCCCGCACGATCGGCAAACTGGCGGTGTTTGGTTCGATGCGTCGTCCGCCGGAGATGCCGGCCTACGACCATGACGACCTGGCCGGTTGCTTCTGGCGGCAGAAACAATACATCGACTCGTTGCTCGACGCCGTCGTCGAGCCGGACTATCGCGAACGTCACTTCGAGGGCGCCGGTCTCCGGATGCAGGTCGATCTCGAACCGTCGTGGCTGGAAGGTTCCAACAAGCTGTTCGTCGGCGTCGAAAGCTCGCTGCCGCCGCAACAGGTCGATCGCTTGTTGACCCGCGGGCTCGACATGAAGATTGGCAGTAGCGATCGCGTCGTCGAACTCTATCGTCTGGGTCAGGCTGGACTCCGGTTTAATTACGCCAGCCATCCTCCGCGGGCGCTACCTGCGCTGCCGGGCGTTTCGTATTTCGAGATCGACCGCGACAGCCAACCGGCCCAGTGGGACCAGGTGAAACACTCGCTGACGCTGGCGATTCGCTTGAACGAGAACCTGATCGTCAGCGATATTGAGGGGCAACGCCGCTTGACGATTCGCGTTGACGGCCAATCGACGACGCTGCAGTTCACGTTGTACGTCGTGCCAAACGAGCCAGGCGCCAGCCAATAA
- a CDS encoding 2-hydroxyacid dehydrogenase, translating into MQVAVFSTKSYDREFLIKASADTEIHYDFFEERLTERTVILARDFPAVCCFVNDELSASVIAAISSGGARMIALRCAGFNNCNLQSAAEHGVKVARVPAYSPYAVAEHTVGLILTLNRKYHKAYNRVREGNFALHGMLGFDLHGKTVGVVGTGKIGQIAASILQGFGCRVLAFDVHENPECVAAGIEYVELDRLFAESDVVTLHCPLLPSTKHLINKQSIAKMKPGVMLINTSRGGLVDAKATIEGLKTGQIGYVGLDVYEEEADLFFEDRSELVIKDDVFSRLLTFPNVLITGHQAFFTRNALEAISQITTENLRQFDQGEKLTNEVVAG; encoded by the coding sequence GTGCAAGTTGCCGTCTTCAGCACCAAGTCGTACGACCGCGAGTTTTTGATCAAAGCCTCGGCCGATACCGAAATTCACTACGACTTCTTCGAAGAACGGCTGACCGAGCGAACCGTCATCTTAGCCCGCGATTTTCCGGCGGTTTGCTGTTTTGTGAATGACGAGCTCTCGGCGAGCGTTATCGCCGCGATCTCCTCTGGCGGCGCCCGGATGATCGCGCTGCGGTGCGCAGGCTTTAACAACTGCAACTTGCAGTCGGCGGCCGAACATGGCGTGAAGGTGGCCCGCGTTCCGGCGTACTCTCCCTATGCGGTCGCCGAACATACGGTCGGGCTAATTCTGACGCTCAACCGCAAGTACCACAAAGCGTACAACCGCGTTCGCGAAGGGAACTTCGCGCTCCACGGAATGCTTGGCTTCGATCTGCACGGCAAGACGGTCGGCGTCGTCGGCACCGGCAAAATCGGCCAGATCGCGGCGTCCATCTTGCAAGGCTTCGGCTGCCGCGTCTTGGCGTTCGACGTGCACGAAAACCCCGAGTGCGTCGCCGCCGGAATCGAATATGTCGAGCTCGATCGACTCTTCGCCGAAAGCGACGTCGTGACGCTCCATTGTCCTCTTCTGCCGTCCACCAAGCATCTGATCAACAAGCAGAGTATCGCGAAGATGAAGCCAGGCGTGATGCTAATCAACACCAGCCGCGGCGGCCTGGTCGACGCCAAGGCGACGATCGAAGGATTGAAGACGGGCCAGATTGGCTATGTCGGACTCGACGTTTACGAAGAAGAAGCGGATCTCTTTTTTGAGGACCGCTCAGAGCTGGTTATCAAAGACGACGTCTTCTCGCGCCTGCTCACTTTCCCCAACGTGCTGATCACCGGCCACCAGGCGTTCTTTACCCGCAACGCCTTGGAGGCGATCAGCCAGATAACGACCGAAAACTTGCGTCAGTTTGACCAAGGTGAGAAACTGACGAATGAGGTTGTAGCCGGTTAG
- a CDS encoding Gfo/Idh/MocA family protein produces MQRRHFIAATSAAVILPHLAFGDSPKRKVAVIGHTGRGNYGHGLDTVWQQIPATEIVAVADANAAGLQKAQAKLKLDRGFADYRQMLSDVQPEFVAVAPRYIDEHRDMILAAIDAGAKGIYCEKAFCRTPAEADEIVAAADKQGVKIAVAHRNRYHPALPQVKALIESGELGKLIEMRGRGVGDRRGGGEDLWVLGSHVFNLVDYFAGAPKFCSAVMLQKGRPVTAADVREGGEGLGPLAGNELHARYETEQGIVAYYDTVADDGTNRQAYCLQLIGGKGMVTIFIDQNPLAYFSPGNPFQTTKPRKWLPITSAGVDQPEPNPEGCRETSNHVRGVKDLIAAVDDNRAPLCSATDARMTVEMICSAFASHMAEGKRVAFPLENRGNALAGWK; encoded by the coding sequence ATGCAACGTCGCCATTTTATCGCCGCCACCTCCGCCGCCGTGATCCTGCCGCATCTCGCCTTTGGCGACTCGCCCAAGCGCAAAGTCGCCGTGATTGGTCACACGGGGCGCGGCAACTATGGGCATGGACTGGATACCGTCTGGCAACAGATTCCGGCGACCGAAATTGTCGCCGTGGCCGACGCCAACGCGGCCGGGTTGCAGAAGGCGCAGGCGAAGTTGAAACTCGATCGCGGGTTCGCCGACTATCGCCAAATGCTTAGCGACGTGCAGCCCGAGTTTGTGGCGGTGGCGCCGCGATATATTGATGAACATCGCGACATGATTTTGGCGGCGATCGATGCTGGCGCCAAAGGGATCTACTGCGAGAAAGCGTTCTGCCGAACGCCGGCCGAAGCGGATGAAATTGTCGCCGCCGCCGACAAGCAGGGAGTAAAGATCGCCGTCGCCCATCGCAATCGATACCATCCGGCGCTGCCGCAGGTGAAGGCGCTGATCGAGTCGGGCGAGCTTGGCAAGCTGATCGAGATGCGCGGCCGCGGCGTGGGCGATCGCCGCGGTGGGGGCGAAGACCTGTGGGTGCTCGGCTCGCATGTCTTCAACCTGGTTGACTACTTTGCCGGGGCGCCCAAGTTTTGCTCGGCGGTTATGCTGCAAAAGGGTCGCCCGGTGACCGCCGCCGATGTGCGGGAAGGAGGGGAGGGACTCGGTCCGCTGGCCGGCAACGAGCTGCATGCCCGCTACGAAACGGAGCAGGGGATCGTCGCCTACTACGATACGGTCGCCGACGACGGCACCAATCGTCAAGCCTATTGCCTGCAGCTGATCGGTGGCAAAGGGATGGTGACGATCTTCATCGATCAAAATCCGCTCGCCTACTTTTCGCCCGGCAATCCTTTTCAAACCACGAAGCCGCGCAAGTGGCTGCCGATCACGTCGGCCGGCGTCGACCAGCCGGAACCCAATCCGGAAGGCTGCCGCGAAACGTCCAATCATGTTCGCGGGGTGAAAGACCTGATCGCCGCGGTCGACGACAACCGGGCGCCGCTCTGCAGCGCGACCGACGCCAGAATGACGGTCGAAATGATCTGCAGCGCGTTTGCATCGCATATGGCGGAAGGGAAGCGGGTGGCGTTTCCTTTGGAAAACCGGGGGAATGCGCTGGCGGGTTGGAAATGA
- a CDS encoding apiosidase-like domain-containing protein, which yields MFRSLAALAVMVLVAPSLSAATVARYDVIDQSLSCEKELAQPLWDAQVYVDLTFPSGKQTTVEAFWDGGATWRFRYCPGELGVWKWTTRCEQQSSLSGKSGSFDCIEYFGDSPIYQHGPIRLSENRLFFQYDDGTPYFFLGDTAWNGVLKATDDDWGRYLTIRQQQQFTAIQFVSTQWRGGDKTIPDRVYYPTKPISVNAKEFQRLDKRVVAINQHGMVACPVVLWALLGSDPGNALPEKDAQRLAEYIKARWGAYNVIWMLSGDCPFKGDSAERWKRIGKNVFGDRQRLCTLHASGQNWILGKFADQPWYDFIGYQSGHGDGGSALQWHLAGPVKDAWNQSKNTRPIINLEPNYEAIPAYESKQKHDDQHVRRAAYWSLLISPPAGVTYGHNSIWIWNEKQGAAENHGSLRNVEPWTAGLKTPGTKSMTVLFDYFASGPRQKLRPNQQLLATQIGKKNRNHFVAAASTKDGDWSVVYMPVGGKLDLKADQLPDSSNARWFNPRTGEFGKPVSPQQEGSTLTFEAPSSEDWVLDLRRELP from the coding sequence ATGTTTCGCTCGCTCGCCGCACTCGCGGTGATGGTATTGGTCGCACCTTCTCTGTCGGCGGCGACCGTCGCTCGTTATGACGTGATTGACCAGTCGCTCTCTTGTGAGAAAGAACTCGCTCAACCGCTATGGGATGCCCAAGTTTACGTCGATCTCACGTTCCCCAGCGGTAAACAGACGACGGTCGAAGCGTTTTGGGACGGCGGAGCGACTTGGCGATTTCGCTATTGTCCCGGTGAGCTTGGCGTCTGGAAGTGGACGACCCGCTGTGAGCAGCAATCGTCGCTCAGCGGCAAGTCAGGCTCCTTCGATTGCATCGAGTACTTCGGCGACAGTCCGATTTACCAACATGGCCCGATCCGCCTAAGCGAGAATCGTCTCTTCTTTCAGTATGACGACGGCACGCCCTACTTCTTTCTGGGCGACACCGCTTGGAACGGCGTGTTGAAAGCGACCGATGACGATTGGGGGCGCTATCTAACGATTCGCCAACAGCAACAGTTCACCGCGATCCAGTTTGTTAGCACGCAATGGCGTGGCGGCGACAAGACGATTCCGGATCGCGTCTACTATCCCACCAAACCGATTAGCGTGAATGCGAAAGAGTTCCAGCGACTGGACAAACGCGTCGTTGCAATCAATCAGCATGGAATGGTCGCTTGCCCAGTCGTCCTGTGGGCCCTTCTTGGCAGCGACCCCGGCAACGCACTGCCTGAGAAAGACGCCCAGCGTTTGGCCGAGTACATCAAGGCTCGCTGGGGCGCGTACAACGTGATCTGGATGCTGAGCGGCGATTGCCCCTTCAAGGGAGACTCGGCCGAGCGTTGGAAGCGAATCGGGAAAAACGTGTTTGGCGATCGACAGCGATTGTGCACGCTGCACGCCTCGGGACAAAACTGGATCCTCGGCAAGTTCGCCGATCAGCCTTGGTACGACTTTATCGGCTATCAATCGGGCCATGGCGATGGCGGCAGCGCCCTCCAATGGCATCTGGCTGGTCCGGTAAAAGATGCGTGGAACCAAAGTAAAAACACGCGGCCGATCATCAATCTTGAGCCGAACTACGAAGCCATCCCCGCCTACGAGTCAAAGCAGAAGCACGACGATCAACACGTCCGCCGGGCCGCCTATTGGTCGTTGCTCATTTCACCGCCCGCCGGCGTAACGTACGGACACAACTCGATCTGGATTTGGAACGAGAAACAGGGAGCCGCCGAAAACCACGGCAGCCTGCGAAACGTCGAACCTTGGACCGCTGGGCTCAAGACGCCGGGGACAAAATCGATGACCGTCCTGTTTGACTACTTCGCCAGCGGCCCCAGACAAAAGCTACGCCCGAATCAACAACTGTTGGCGACGCAAATTGGCAAGAAGAACCGCAACCATTTTGTTGCCGCCGCTTCGACCAAGGATGGCGACTGGAGCGTCGTCTACATGCCGGTTGGCGGCAAGCTGGATCTGAAAGCGGACCAACTGCCAGATTCCTCAAACGCTCGCTGGTTCAATCCGCGGACCGGCGAGTTTGGCAAACCGGTAAGCCCCCAGCAGGAAGGCTCGACGCTCACCTTTGAAGCGCCCAGCAGTGAAGACTGGGTACTCGACCTGCGGCGCGAGCTTCCCTAG
- a CDS encoding sodium-translocating pyrophosphatase yields the protein MQVLIWLLVLLAALAALVQAYFFFMQMLRSDPGNARMQEIAGYVREGADAYLTQQYRVVAIFFIVIFALLALLSYVFRAQSGWVPFAFVTGGFFSGLAGWIGMKTATAASSRTSAGARASLNQGLQVAFRSGAVMGLTVVGLGLLDITIWFAVLRWVFQLSLIDVTVTMLCFGMGASCQALFARVGGGIFTKAADVGADLVGKVEQGIPEDDPRNPASIADNVGDNVGDVAGMGADLYESYCGSLLATAALGVAAFSSPALAASAGLDVPTAQFYALFLPLAIAAAGILLSIAGVYMVRTEEGATQKNLLAALGRGINFSTGLVAIVAVLLSMWLMPKVGGAVYMFVPGVALSIFTGLAAGWLIGKWTEYSTSDEFEPTKKLADQAVTGPATIIIGGIADGMMSVWAPVIVIAVATLVAFGAANGWRFSDPDYFALGLYGVGIAAVGMLSTLGITLATDAYGPIADNAGGNAEMSGLESIVRERTDALDSLGNTTAATGKGFAIGSAALTALALLAAYVEEVRIGFERWGDNLAHVIEADQPYRVSGGFVIYKEVDGEEEHVHGYLLLPTDRRDKRVSAAWNELDYSRGPVKVPAEMLTVEKGEDHVHLQMVGRDAELLPVHTATLVDFTNYYEANLMNPKVLGGMFVGAMATFVFCALTMKAVGRAAKGMVEEVRRQFNEKPGIMAGTDTPDYALPVEISTKAAQWEMVLPSVLGLATPLVIGFLLGVGGVLGLLVGTLTTGFCLAIFMANSGGAWDNAKKYIEAGSHGGKGSEAHKAAVVGDTVGDPFKDTSGPSLNILIKLMSMVSVVVAGFVVRYSLMALGVF from the coding sequence ATGCAGGTCTTGATCTGGTTGCTTGTGCTGTTGGCGGCCCTCGCGGCCCTTGTCCAAGCTTACTTCTTTTTCATGCAGATGCTCCGATCCGATCCCGGTAATGCCCGGATGCAGGAGATCGCAGGCTACGTCCGCGAAGGGGCCGACGCCTACCTGACGCAACAATATCGCGTGGTGGCGATTTTCTTCATCGTGATCTTCGCGCTACTCGCCCTGTTGTCGTACGTCTTCCGAGCGCAAAGCGGTTGGGTTCCTTTCGCGTTCGTCACCGGCGGCTTCTTCAGCGGCCTGGCAGGTTGGATCGGCATGAAGACGGCGACCGCCGCCAGCAGTCGCACTTCGGCCGGCGCCCGGGCTTCGCTCAATCAAGGATTGCAAGTCGCCTTTCGCAGCGGCGCCGTGATGGGGCTGACCGTAGTTGGGCTTGGGCTGCTCGATATCACCATCTGGTTTGCCGTACTGCGGTGGGTCTTTCAGCTCAGCTTGATTGACGTGACGGTCACGATGCTTTGCTTCGGGATGGGCGCCAGTTGCCAGGCGCTGTTCGCCCGGGTTGGCGGTGGGATCTTTACGAAGGCGGCTGACGTGGGCGCCGATCTGGTTGGCAAAGTCGAACAAGGGATCCCGGAAGATGACCCCCGCAATCCCGCTTCGATCGCCGACAACGTAGGTGACAACGTAGGCGATGTCGCCGGTATGGGCGCTGATCTGTACGAGTCGTATTGCGGTTCGTTGTTGGCGACTGCGGCGCTGGGCGTGGCGGCGTTTAGTTCACCGGCGCTGGCTGCTTCGGCTGGTCTCGATGTGCCGACAGCGCAGTTCTATGCCCTCTTTCTGCCGTTGGCGATCGCGGCGGCCGGCATTCTGCTATCGATCGCCGGCGTTTACATGGTGCGAACCGAAGAGGGCGCCACTCAAAAGAACCTGCTGGCGGCGCTTGGCCGGGGGATCAACTTTTCGACCGGTCTGGTCGCGATCGTGGCGGTCTTGCTGTCGATGTGGCTGATGCCCAAGGTGGGCGGCGCCGTTTACATGTTTGTACCCGGAGTTGCGCTCAGCATCTTTACCGGACTGGCGGCCGGCTGGTTGATTGGCAAGTGGACCGAGTACTCGACCAGCGATGAATTTGAGCCGACCAAAAAGCTGGCCGACCAAGCGGTGACCGGTCCGGCGACGATCATCATTGGCGGTATCGCCGACGGCATGATGTCGGTCTGGGCGCCGGTGATTGTGATCGCCGTGGCGACGCTGGTCGCGTTTGGTGCCGCCAATGGCTGGCGGTTCTCGGACCCTGACTATTTTGCCCTGGGACTCTACGGCGTCGGTATCGCGGCGGTCGGCATGCTCAGCACGTTGGGCATCACGCTGGCGACCGACGCCTATGGACCGATCGCCGACAACGCCGGCGGCAACGCCGAGATGTCCGGCCTGGAATCGATCGTCCGCGAGCGGACCGACGCGCTCGATAGTCTGGGGAACACGACCGCCGCGACCGGTAAAGGGTTTGCGATCGGCTCGGCGGCGCTGACCGCGCTCGCCCTGTTGGCGGCGTATGTCGAAGAAGTCCGAATCGGCTTCGAGCGCTGGGGCGACAATTTGGCGCATGTCATTGAAGCCGATCAGCCGTATCGCGTCTCGGGAGGCTTTGTCATCTACAAAGAGGTCGATGGGGAGGAAGAGCATGTCCACGGCTATCTTCTGCTGCCCACCGATCGCCGCGACAAGCGGGTTTCCGCCGCCTGGAACGAACTCGACTATTCTCGCGGCCCGGTCAAAGTTCCGGCTGAGATGCTCACCGTTGAAAAAGGGGAAGATCACGTTCACCTGCAGATGGTCGGCCGCGACGCCGAACTGTTGCCGGTTCACACAGCGACGCTGGTCGACTTTACGAACTACTACGAAGCGAACCTGATGAATCCCAAGGTGCTGGGCGGGATGTTTGTCGGCGCGATGGCGACCTTCGTTTTCTGCGCGCTCACCATGAAAGCGGTCGGCCGGGCAGCGAAGGGAATGGTCGAAGAAGTCCGACGTCAGTTCAACGAAAAGCCAGGGATCATGGCCGGGACCGATACGCCTGACTATGCCCTGCCGGTCGAGATCAGTACCAAGGCGGCGCAGTGGGAGATGGTGTTGCCCTCGGTCTTGGGACTGGCGACGCCGCTGGTGATTGGCTTTCTACTGGGTGTGGGCGGCGTGTTGGGATTGTTGGTCGGCACGCTGACGACCGGGTTTTGCCTGGCGATCTTTATGGCCAACTCAGGCGGCGCCTGGGACAACGCCAAGAAGTATATCGAAGCTGGATCCCACGGCGGAAAAGGCTCTGAGGCCCACAAAGCGGCGGTTGTCGGCGACACGGTGGGCGATCCGTTCAAGGATACCAGCGGACCGAGCTTGAACATTCTGATCAAACTAATGAGCATGGTTAGCGTCGTGGTCGCTGGGTTTGTGGTGCGGTATAGCCTGATGGCGCTGGGCGTGTTTTAA
- a CDS encoding coiled-coil domain-containing protein, with product MATQRKTRKDKSSQPAEKKLVEAMRVDGPHVPSSAQAAPPATTEPTDDDIVAQLEPLELSPAQRRHLEELSGTLREQRADLERRESQLQSQLAAVDNEARIARLGVDQQAAALAERTKSLDRRERELEQRDAALNDRQSEIEAQVLKLDQQAGKLEQTRGAQKREDARLAKTASQLRITHESLEEKAAAERRAVDRKLAEVKAQQAAVEKYSAQVRERETQLAGREQELEQRKAQLDQIAAQLADAERGQTGDALVYSREQAELARQQKAWEAEVAKQRELQEQARKRGEAELIAMAAQLDQRQARLERRQAAVEQIEQELRDKHREALESQLVVAELWPDLMRHAPTAELTQRTAELRVKIRQSHEDAAAIWRRRQNEVNELLARLEERRTEIADEYRRFQQWLSVRHEDLEKQAARLAAAERGLSQKMRFAPQEAKQA from the coding sequence ATGGCTACTCAGCGCAAAACACGAAAAGACAAGTCGTCTCAACCCGCCGAAAAAAAGCTGGTCGAAGCGATGCGCGTCGATGGTCCGCACGTGCCGTCCAGCGCACAAGCTGCGCCTCCGGCGACGACCGAACCGACCGACGACGATATTGTCGCCCAGCTCGAACCGCTCGAGCTGTCGCCAGCCCAACGTCGTCATCTGGAAGAGTTATCCGGAACCTTGCGTGAGCAACGGGCCGATCTGGAGCGGCGCGAATCGCAACTGCAATCGCAGTTGGCCGCGGTTGATAACGAAGCCCGAATCGCGCGACTGGGCGTCGATCAACAAGCGGCCGCCCTGGCCGAACGAACCAAGTCGCTTGATCGCCGCGAGCGCGAGCTAGAGCAACGCGACGCCGCGCTCAATGATCGTCAAAGCGAGATCGAAGCGCAGGTGCTCAAGCTCGATCAACAAGCGGGCAAGCTGGAACAAACCCGCGGCGCTCAAAAGCGAGAAGACGCCCGACTGGCCAAGACCGCATCGCAGTTGCGGATCACGCATGAGTCGCTCGAAGAGAAAGCGGCGGCCGAGCGTCGCGCCGTCGATCGTAAACTGGCGGAAGTGAAGGCGCAGCAAGCGGCGGTCGAGAAATACTCGGCCCAAGTCCGCGAGCGCGAGACGCAACTGGCGGGGCGCGAGCAAGAGCTCGAACAGCGCAAGGCCCAGCTCGATCAAATCGCCGCCCAGTTGGCCGACGCCGAGCGCGGTCAGACTGGCGACGCATTGGTTTACAGTCGCGAGCAAGCTGAACTTGCCCGTCAGCAAAAAGCCTGGGAAGCGGAAGTCGCCAAGCAACGCGAACTGCAAGAGCAAGCTCGTAAGCGGGGCGAAGCGGAGTTGATCGCCATGGCGGCTCAGCTGGACCAACGTCAAGCGCGACTCGAACGACGCCAGGCCGCCGTCGAACAGATCGAACAGGAATTGCGCGACAAGCATCGCGAAGCGCTCGAGTCGCAATTGGTGGTCGCCGAGCTGTGGCCCGATCTAATGCGTCATGCGCCGACCGCCGAATTGACGCAGCGAACGGCCGAACTCCGCGTGAAGATTCGCCAGTCGCACGAAGACGCCGCCGCGATCTGGCGCCGTCGTCAGAACGAAGTCAACGAACTGTTGGCCCGGCTCGAAGAGCGACGAACCGAAATCGCCGACGAATATCGCCGCTTTCAACAGTGGCTCTCGGTCCGGCACGAGGATCTCGAGAAACAAGCGGCCCGGCTGGCCGCCGCCGAACGGGGATTGTCGCAGAAGATGCGGTTTGCTCCGCAAGAAGCGAAGCAAGCCTGA
- the trxA gene encoding thioredoxin gives MAIEFNEANFETEVLQSTDPVLVDFWAPWCGPCRQLAPVIDQLSKEYESGAKVGKVNTDESPNLARKYGIQSIPTVMVFKDGKVVSQLMGVQPKAKLQEAIDSAKA, from the coding sequence ATGGCGATTGAATTTAACGAAGCCAATTTTGAGACGGAAGTGTTGCAGTCGACCGACCCGGTTTTGGTTGACTTTTGGGCCCCGTGGTGCGGTCCCTGCCGTCAGCTGGCCCCGGTGATCGACCAGCTGAGCAAGGAATATGAAAGCGGCGCCAAGGTTGGCAAGGTCAACACGGATGAAAGCCCGAACCTCGCTCGCAAGTATGGCATCCAGAGCATTCCGACGGTCATGGTCTTCAAAGACGGCAAGGTCGTTTCGCAACTGATGGGCGTGCAGCCGAAAGCCAAACTGCAAGAAGCGATCGACAGCGCCAAGGCCTAA
- the arsC gene encoding arsenate reductase (glutaredoxin) (This arsenate reductase requires both glutathione and glutaredoxin to convert arsenate to arsenite, after which the efflux transporter formed by ArsA and ArsB can extrude the arsenite from the cell, providing resistance.) — translation MSSKVTIYHNPRCQKSRQTLELLRSHGVEPQVIEYLKTPPDEKTLAKLVKQLGGDASSLVREKDLRKLGLPRPADSAEVVKTLAEHPALIERPIVVSGGKARLGRPPENVLELL, via the coding sequence ATGTCTTCCAAGGTTACGATCTACCACAATCCCCGCTGCCAAAAGAGCCGCCAAACGTTGGAACTGCTGCGATCCCATGGGGTTGAGCCGCAAGTCATCGAATACCTGAAGACGCCGCCCGACGAAAAAACGCTAGCGAAGTTAGTCAAGCAGCTGGGGGGGGACGCGAGCAGCCTGGTTCGCGAAAAAGATCTACGAAAGCTCGGATTGCCGCGACCAGCCGACTCGGCCGAGGTCGTGAAAACCCTGGCGGAACATCCGGCGCTGATTGAGCGTCCAATTGTAGTCAGCGGCGGCAAGGCCCGGTTGGGTCGCCC